The Hymenobacter sp. 5317J-9 genome has a window encoding:
- a CDS encoding (2Fe-2S) ferredoxin domain-containing protein, giving the protein MSENRRLFVCTNQKSGVGEDVAKALKKELKHQNLKKQVVDGQKVRTQVQTCDCLDLCKGCKKGPGAALIVYPEGTVYGNVRPADAAELVAEHLGRGKVLKRLRWDE; this is encoded by the coding sequence ATGAGCGAAAACCGCCGCCTGTTTGTGTGCACCAACCAAAAGTCCGGGGTGGGGGAGGACGTGGCCAAAGCCCTGAAAAAAGAGCTCAAACACCAGAACCTCAAGAAACAGGTGGTTGACGGCCAGAAGGTGCGCACCCAGGTGCAAACCTGCGACTGCCTCGACCTGTGCAAAGGCTGCAAAAAAGGGCCCGGGGCGGCCCTCATTGTGTACCCCGAAGGCACGGTGTATGGCAACGTGCGGCCCGCCGACGCCGCCGAGCTTGTGGCCGAGCACCTCGGCCGTGGCAAGGTACTAAAGCGCTTGCGCTGGGACGAATAA
- a CDS encoding metalloregulator ArsR/SmtB family transcription factor, whose amino-acid sequence MRLKHFTVAFGQQLFKSLGDESRVRILHLLWRNKEMVVADLEQVLDFTQTKTSRQLSYLKNAGLVNVRRLDNWMYYFLKEEAVELLQELLGFMEKDPQLVRDQQIYQTLWSNRELAAYKLQNRHWHGLA is encoded by the coding sequence ATGCGCTTGAAACATTTCACGGTTGCTTTTGGGCAGCAACTTTTTAAATCGTTGGGCGACGAAAGCCGCGTGCGCATCCTGCACCTGCTGTGGCGCAACAAGGAAATGGTGGTGGCCGATTTGGAGCAGGTGCTGGATTTCACCCAGACCAAAACCAGCCGGCAATTATCGTACTTGAAAAATGCAGGTTTGGTGAATGTGCGCCGGCTCGACAACTGGATGTATTATTTCCTCAAGGAAGAGGCGGTAGAACTGCTGCAGGAGTTGCTCGGCTTCATGGAAAAAGACCCCCAGTTGGTGCGCGACCAGCAGATTTACCAAACCCTGTGGTCGAACCGCGAGCTGGCTGCGTACAAGTTGCAGAACCGGCATTGGCACGGGCTGGCGTAG
- a CDS encoding carboxypeptidase-like regulatory domain-containing protein, protein MPDFLRFRRFSLFFALVLVGGLLLAAPSAHAQGKRKIIQFTGIVATGDSLLGVPGATIYVPKAGRGTSSNAYGYFSLAVLAGDSIIIRSLGYANYTVVIPRDYQRQSYSVVVQLTEDATVLPEVRVFPYTTERDFKKAFLALRLPTEKGSAAADNLNQELMDRIFRTQPMGAVANFRQTMQNQQYNQDVRAGFGPSTYANNPLLNPFSWLKLVQQVKSGEFKKKYNDD, encoded by the coding sequence ATGCCTGACTTCTTGCGCTTTCGCCGCTTCTCTTTGTTTTTCGCCCTCGTGCTGGTGGGCGGGCTGCTGCTGGCGGCGCCCTCGGCCCACGCCCAGGGCAAGCGCAAAATCATTCAGTTTACCGGCATCGTGGCCACCGGCGACAGCCTGCTGGGCGTGCCCGGGGCCACCATCTACGTGCCCAAAGCCGGCCGCGGCACCTCCTCAAACGCCTACGGCTACTTCTCGCTGGCCGTGCTGGCCGGCGACAGCATCATCATCCGCTCGCTGGGCTACGCCAACTACACCGTCGTGATTCCGCGCGACTACCAGCGCCAGAGCTACTCCGTGGTGGTGCAGCTGACGGAGGACGCCACCGTACTGCCCGAAGTGCGCGTGTTTCCCTACACCACCGAGCGCGACTTCAAGAAGGCCTTCCTGGCCTTGCGCCTGCCCACCGAGAAAGGCAGCGCCGCCGCCGACAACCTCAACCAGGAGCTCATGGACCGCATTTTCCGGACCCAGCCCATGGGCGCGGTGGCCAACTTCCGGCAGACCATGCAGAACCAGCAGTACAACCAAGACGTGCGCGCCGGCTTCGGGCCCAGCACCTACGCCAACAACCCGCTGCTCAACCCCTTCAGCTGGCTGAAGCTGGTGCAGCAGGTGAAAAGCGGCGAGTTCAAGAAGAAATACAACGACGACTAA
- a CDS encoding NAD(P)/FAD-dependent oxidoreductase, with product MDTNLPVSGNPRVVIIGCGFGGLRLAKALRKAPVQVVVIDRNNYHNFQPLLYQVATGALEADSIAYPIRKIFAGQKNFFYRMADVHRVEPTTNTVVTSVGDIRYDYLVLATGSLTNFFGLESIERNAMQIKSIPNALNLRSFIFQNFEKALLTENPEEKQALLNIVVVGGGPTGVEISGSLAEMRKHVLPKDYPELDLRAMQIFLVEAGPALLGPMSPASQADAKRYLDELGVKIMLNTSIKNFENCRAYYSDTEYIPTENLVWAAGVNGAEVPGLPAEVVARNKRITVNRWNQVPGLANVFAIGDVANMVTDDMPRGLPMLAPVAQQQADHLANNLQRLLRGETPKDFVYNNKGAMAIVSRNKAVVDLPKNIHFNGFFGWFTWLFVHLMTLVGFRNKVVAFVDWAFSYFSSDQALRLIIRPFSRRDVKDDKGKKSAEHRTATVEYNPTPPAIQTPVAG from the coding sequence ATGGATACGAATCTTCCCGTTTCGGGCAATCCGCGCGTAGTCATCATCGGCTGCGGTTTTGGCGGCCTGCGCCTGGCCAAGGCCCTGCGCAAGGCGCCGGTGCAGGTGGTGGTGATTGACCGCAACAACTACCACAACTTCCAACCGCTGCTGTACCAGGTGGCCACCGGCGCCCTCGAAGCCGACAGCATTGCCTACCCCATCCGGAAGATTTTCGCGGGTCAGAAAAACTTCTTCTACCGCATGGCCGACGTGCACCGCGTGGAGCCCACCACCAACACGGTGGTGACCAGCGTGGGCGACATTCGCTACGATTACCTGGTGCTGGCCACAGGCTCGCTCACCAACTTCTTCGGGCTGGAAAGCATTGAGCGCAACGCCATGCAAATCAAGAGCATCCCGAACGCGCTGAACCTGCGCAGCTTCATCTTCCAGAATTTCGAGAAAGCCCTGCTCACCGAAAACCCCGAAGAAAAGCAGGCCCTGCTCAACATTGTGGTGGTGGGCGGCGGGCCCACGGGCGTCGAAATCAGCGGCTCCTTGGCCGAGATGCGCAAGCATGTGCTGCCCAAGGACTACCCGGAGCTGGACCTGCGCGCCATGCAGATTTTTCTGGTGGAGGCCGGGCCGGCCTTGCTCGGGCCCATGTCGCCGGCTTCGCAGGCCGATGCCAAGCGTTACCTGGACGAGTTGGGCGTGAAAATCATGCTGAACACGTCCATCAAGAATTTCGAAAACTGCCGGGCCTACTATTCTGATACCGAATACATCCCGACCGAAAACCTGGTGTGGGCGGCCGGCGTGAACGGCGCCGAGGTGCCGGGCCTGCCCGCCGAGGTGGTGGCCCGCAACAAGCGCATCACGGTGAACCGCTGGAACCAGGTGCCGGGCCTGGCCAACGTCTTCGCCATTGGTGACGTGGCCAACATGGTGACCGACGACATGCCCCGCGGCCTGCCCATGCTGGCCCCCGTGGCCCAGCAGCAAGCCGACCACCTGGCCAACAACCTGCAGCGCCTGCTGCGCGGCGAAACACCCAAAGATTTCGTGTACAACAACAAGGGCGCCATGGCCATTGTGAGCCGCAACAAAGCCGTGGTCGACCTGCCCAAAAACATTCACTTCAACGGCTTCTTCGGCTGGTTTACGTGGCTGTTTGTGCACCTGATGACGCTGGTGGGCTTCCGCAACAAGGTGGTGGCCTTTGTGGACTGGGCCTTTAGCTACTTCAGCTCCGACCAGGCGCTACGCCTCATCATTCGCCCCTTCAGCCGCCGCGACGTGAAGGACGACAAGGGCAAGAAAAGCGCCGAGCACCGCACCGCCACGGTCGAGTACAACCCCACGCCACCCGCTATTCAGACGCCGGTAGCTGGGTGA
- a CDS encoding pitrilysin family protein, translating into MLDRTVAPPVQPLARVTLPAADVLTLPSGARLHVLANDAQPVVRLQAVFRAGKTVEPRPGLATLTARMLLEGTTTRTARQIADEVAFYGASLECDAGFDRSTLTLYCLTRHLPALLPLVLDVLQNPAFPASELDQLKTRTIQNVRVERQKTSFLASERFNELLFGADTAYGRPFDADEYQALTAEQARAFHQTAYALANAELFLCGDVAAEREIVAAAFGAGAVGQALAPAVAAVETFAPTATDRVPVAGSLQASIRMGRLWPSPTHPDTHRLKLLANVLGGYFGSRLMRNIREDKGLTYGVYASVAPRESGTSLVIGTDVKGESADFAVSEIEMELRRLQEELIPAEELETVKNYLLGKFANELSTVFEQCDKYKTLVFLGLPADYYTEFVQQTEATDAETLRKLAQEYLAPEAMQTVIAGPVN; encoded by the coding sequence ATGCTCGACCGTACCGTCGCCCCTCCCGTTCAGCCGCTGGCCCGCGTAACGCTGCCCGCGGCCGACGTACTTACTCTGCCCAGCGGCGCCCGCCTGCACGTGCTGGCCAACGACGCCCAGCCCGTGGTGCGCCTGCAGGCCGTGTTCCGGGCCGGCAAAACCGTGGAGCCGCGCCCGGGCCTGGCCACTCTCACGGCGCGCATGCTGCTTGAGGGCACCACCACCCGCACCGCCCGCCAGATTGCCGATGAAGTGGCTTTCTACGGCGCTTCGCTGGAATGCGACGCCGGCTTCGACCGCTCCACGCTCACGCTCTACTGCCTCACCCGCCACCTGCCTGCTTTGCTGCCGCTGGTGCTCGACGTGCTGCAGAACCCGGCTTTCCCGGCCAGCGAGCTAGACCAGCTCAAAACCCGCACCATCCAGAACGTGCGCGTCGAGCGCCAGAAAACCAGCTTCCTGGCCTCTGAGCGCTTCAATGAGCTGCTTTTTGGCGCCGATACCGCCTACGGCCGTCCTTTTGACGCCGACGAGTATCAGGCGCTCACGGCCGAGCAAGCCCGTGCCTTCCACCAAACGGCGTACGCGCTGGCCAACGCCGAACTGTTCTTGTGCGGCGACGTGGCCGCCGAGCGCGAAATAGTGGCTGCTGCCTTTGGCGCCGGAGCGGTGGGCCAGGCCCTGGCGCCAGCCGTAGCCGCCGTTGAAACCTTTGCCCCCACCGCCACCGACCGCGTGCCCGTAGCGGGCAGTCTGCAGGCGTCCATCCGCATGGGGCGCCTGTGGCCCAGCCCCACCCACCCCGACACCCACCGCCTGAAGCTACTGGCCAATGTGCTGGGCGGCTATTTCGGCTCACGCCTGATGCGCAACATTCGGGAAGACAAGGGCCTCACCTACGGCGTCTACGCCAGCGTGGCCCCGCGCGAGTCGGGCACCTCGCTGGTTATCGGTACCGATGTGAAAGGCGAAAGCGCCGACTTTGCGGTGAGCGAAATCGAGATGGAGCTGCGGCGCCTGCAGGAGGAGCTGATTCCGGCCGAGGAGCTGGAAACGGTGAAAAACTACCTGCTCGGTAAGTTCGCCAACGAGCTGTCGACGGTTTTTGAGCAGTGCGACAAATACAAAACCCTGGTGTTCTTGGGGCTGCCGGCCGATTACTATACGGAATTCGTGCAGCAAACCGAGGCCACCGATGCCGAAACCCTGCGCAAGCTGGCGCAGGAATACCTGGCGCCGGAAGCCATGCAAACGGTGATTGCCGGGCCGGTAAACTAG
- the porV gene encoding type IX secretion system outer membrane channel protein PorV produces the protein MQSFAFRSRLALAVGLLASAGSAQAQHTITTAVPILTLSPDARASGMGEAGVATSPDANSSYFNPGKLGFVPYKYAASASYSPWLRNITDDMSLSYLSGYGKVGQRSAFGASLMYFDLGTIDYRTGNNLPNGSFNPKEYAVSVSYGLQLTDNFGVGISARYIHSNLIGAVNNNSSDPGNSAAVDLGAYYSKDLTIGTGLYNLAFGGAISNIGNKMTYNDPTNPSFLPTTLKLGTAITREIDQYNKITITVDASKLLVPSPYYEDLITPTNSAQLQRIKDRNDERNRQGIVGAMFSSFSDAPGGFKEELREINIASGLEYNYNDLLYARGGYFYEAPDKGDRQYASLGLGVRYQVFGIDGTYLIPTGSNSQNNPLAQTIRVSLHFNLNKLSDAFDENGAGGTSGTPGN, from the coding sequence ATGCAATCATTCGCTTTCCGTTCGCGCCTGGCGCTGGCAGTCGGTTTGCTGGCTTCGGCCGGCTCGGCGCAGGCCCAGCACACCATCACCACGGCCGTGCCCATTCTCACCCTCAGCCCCGACGCGCGCGCCTCGGGCATGGGCGAAGCCGGCGTGGCTACCTCGCCCGACGCCAACTCCAGCTACTTCAATCCCGGCAAGCTGGGCTTTGTGCCTTACAAGTACGCTGCGTCGGCGTCGTACTCGCCCTGGCTGCGCAACATCACCGACGACATGAGCCTGTCGTACCTGTCGGGCTACGGCAAGGTGGGGCAGCGCTCGGCCTTTGGCGCTTCGCTGATGTATTTTGACCTCGGCACCATCGACTACCGCACCGGCAACAACCTGCCCAACGGCTCTTTCAACCCCAAAGAGTATGCAGTGTCGGTGTCGTACGGCCTGCAGCTGACCGATAATTTCGGCGTGGGCATCTCGGCCCGCTACATCCACTCCAACTTGATTGGGGCCGTGAACAACAACAGCTCCGACCCCGGCAACTCGGCGGCCGTAGACCTGGGGGCGTATTACTCTAAGGATTTGACCATTGGCACGGGGCTGTATAATCTGGCTTTTGGCGGTGCGATTTCGAACATCGGCAACAAGATGACCTACAACGACCCCACCAATCCCAGCTTCCTCCCCACCACGCTGAAGCTCGGCACGGCCATCACGCGCGAGATTGACCAGTACAACAAAATCACGATTACGGTAGACGCCAGCAAGCTGCTGGTGCCCTCGCCGTACTACGAAGACCTGATTACCCCTACAAATTCGGCGCAGCTGCAGCGCATCAAAGACCGCAACGACGAACGCAACAGACAAGGCATTGTGGGCGCTATGTTCTCCTCGTTCAGCGACGCGCCGGGCGGCTTCAAGGAAGAGCTGCGCGAAATCAACATCGCCAGCGGCCTCGAATACAATTATAACGACCTGCTCTACGCTCGCGGCGGCTATTTCTACGAAGCGCCCGACAAAGGCGACCGCCAGTACGCCAGCCTGGGTCTGGGCGTGCGCTACCAGGTGTTCGGCATCGACGGCACGTACCTGATTCCGACGGGCAGCAACTCGCAGAATAACCCCCTGGCCCAAACCATTCGGGTGTCTTTGCACTTCAACCTGAACAAGCTGTCGGACGCGTTTGACGAAAACGGCGCCGGCGGCACCAGCGGCACGCCCGGCAACTAG
- the porU gene encoding type IX secretion system sortase PorU: MWEAALPARAQSGGQVIDHGSIKWGGYAEVPGTGARKRKVPTFSEAQPAPNEQVGWYSMRLSGGAVSQGELLNLVYEPFSDADARLFDASKLPAGPDPQLRTGTEMKRPVTFLSLRPARRNPQTGQPERLVSFDYRYAPGSAVAARGTASPAHVYASQSVLRSGDWYKLGVAESGVYKLDKAALADLGISGNINPNNLHLYGNAMGILPQPSATPRPDDLAENNIRFVGNADATLDANEYFLFYSPGPHTWAADGGVFRHRNNIYTDTAYYFVTVDNRPGLRVPIAPAPTAGTTPSVITSFMYRAFYEHDLVNLLHSGRNWVGEGFRTGGVQKFTFSTVPIPDLLPNSPVQVTSALLASGSAPSNFQLTLNGNSLGNQPLDPLVPQAFFPIATTATATRQLYLANPGTALDVELTFSSVDPSATGYLDYLEVNALRQIKLPADNLLEFRSLSNIGAGRLNQYALDNGAGATVWDVTNPRRPVLRALDGNNRFVAPSDTLREFVAFRENGAFDKKVRKFGRVSNQNLHALNSNPAALVDLVIVTHPAFMGPATRLANHRASHDQLRTAVVTTTQIYNEYGSGGQDVTAIRDFAKQLYDRSPAGKQIQLLLFGDASYDYKSDPYNDPNFEPGWWKNRVPFRASADFDAFNQNYVPTYQSRESLAPYFGGVSYASDDYFALLDDNEGEWAESASAELLDIGVGRLPVRMPSGKSSIITQAEKMVDKIISYDAVPAYGKWRNRITLVSDDGEGNLFINNTQGSDNIADIVQTSAPVYNVHKVYLDLYPQQAVAAGQRSTAANLAIDQSMEQGSLIVNYLGHGGPKGWADEQILTNASVMGLRNANNLTFFTTGTCDFSAFDNPDLTSAGEQALTDNAAGGAIGLFTTTRVVDAGQNAGLNDAYFRRVLKPLNGKMPNIGTVVMMSKNDFHGPGLVADLNNRNYTLLADPSMTLAYPRQTVILDSVNERVAGRWQPAPVLQALARVRVHGRVLNGGAPNTGFTGRAQVTIFDKPTTVKTLGDEAATNPADAPRDVVLQESIVYAGQANVVNGEFNLTFVVPKDINYNLGLGKISLYASDPTNRVDANGYQLKQVGGAALNAPKDTIPPDITLFMDNERFVFGGLTAPNTTLLAQLKDSSGINTTGAGIGHDITAIIDHDPNKLLVLNESFVSSVGNFREGRVTNLFKDLANGPHSLTLKAWDTYNNSAEKDIEFVVATDEKLAIDHVLNYPNPFATRTTFLFDHNLAGGEPDDLDVQVQIFTVSGRLVRTLTATVPSTEPHNKSISWNGRDEYDDQLARGVYVYRLSVRSQRKGTVASKYEKLVILN; encoded by the coding sequence ATGTGGGAGGCGGCTCTGCCGGCGCGGGCCCAATCGGGCGGCCAGGTCATCGACCACGGCAGCATTAAATGGGGCGGCTACGCGGAGGTGCCCGGTACTGGCGCCCGCAAGCGCAAGGTGCCCACTTTCAGCGAAGCCCAGCCCGCGCCGAATGAGCAGGTAGGCTGGTACAGCATGCGCCTGAGCGGGGGCGCCGTGAGCCAGGGTGAGCTACTCAACCTGGTGTACGAGCCTTTCTCCGACGCCGACGCCCGGCTGTTCGACGCCAGCAAGCTGCCCGCTGGGCCCGACCCGCAGCTGCGCACCGGCACCGAGATGAAGCGCCCGGTGACGTTCCTGAGCCTGCGCCCTGCCCGCCGCAACCCCCAGACCGGCCAGCCCGAGCGGCTGGTGTCCTTTGACTACCGCTACGCACCGGGCAGCGCCGTGGCTGCCCGCGGCACGGCCTCGCCGGCCCACGTGTATGCCAGCCAGTCGGTGCTGCGCAGCGGCGACTGGTACAAGCTGGGCGTGGCCGAAAGCGGCGTGTATAAGCTCGACAAAGCCGCTTTGGCCGATTTGGGCATTTCGGGCAACATCAACCCTAACAACCTGCATTTGTACGGCAATGCCATGGGCATTCTGCCGCAGCCCAGTGCCACGCCGCGTCCAGACGACCTGGCGGAAAACAACATCCGCTTCGTGGGCAATGCTGACGCGACGCTCGACGCCAACGAATACTTCCTGTTCTACTCGCCCGGCCCGCACACCTGGGCTGCCGACGGGGGCGTGTTCCGGCACCGCAACAACATCTACACCGACACGGCCTACTACTTCGTGACCGTGGACAACCGGCCCGGCTTGCGCGTGCCCATCGCTCCGGCCCCTACGGCCGGCACCACGCCCAGCGTCATCACGTCGTTTATGTACCGGGCTTTCTACGAGCACGACCTGGTGAACCTGCTGCACTCGGGGCGCAACTGGGTGGGCGAGGGCTTCCGCACGGGCGGCGTGCAGAAGTTCACGTTCAGCACCGTTCCCATTCCCGACTTGTTGCCCAATTCGCCGGTGCAGGTCACGTCAGCATTGCTGGCCAGTGGCTCGGCGCCCAGCAATTTTCAGCTCACGCTCAATGGCAACAGCCTGGGCAACCAGCCCCTGGACCCGCTGGTGCCGCAGGCATTTTTTCCCATTGCCACCACCGCTACCGCCACCCGGCAGTTGTACCTGGCCAATCCCGGCACGGCGCTCGACGTGGAACTCACGTTTTCGAGCGTCGACCCCAGCGCCACCGGCTACCTCGACTATCTCGAAGTCAATGCCCTGCGTCAGATTAAGCTGCCGGCCGACAACCTGCTGGAGTTTCGTTCGCTCAGCAACATCGGGGCGGGCCGCCTGAACCAGTACGCGCTGGACAACGGCGCGGGCGCTACGGTGTGGGACGTGACCAACCCCCGGCGCCCCGTTTTGCGCGCGCTCGACGGCAACAACCGGTTCGTAGCCCCTTCCGACACCTTGCGCGAGTTTGTGGCTTTCCGCGAAAATGGCGCTTTCGATAAAAAAGTGCGAAAGTTCGGCCGCGTCAGCAATCAAAACCTGCATGCCCTGAACAGCAACCCGGCGGCCCTGGTCGACTTGGTGATTGTGACGCACCCGGCCTTTATGGGCCCGGCCACGCGCCTGGCCAACCACCGCGCCAGCCACGACCAACTGCGCACCGCCGTGGTGACCACCACGCAGATATACAACGAGTACGGCTCGGGCGGGCAGGACGTGACGGCCATTCGCGACTTTGCGAAACAGCTGTATGACCGGTCGCCGGCTGGCAAGCAAATCCAGTTGCTGCTGTTCGGCGACGCCTCGTACGACTACAAATCGGACCCGTACAACGACCCCAACTTTGAGCCGGGCTGGTGGAAAAACCGCGTGCCCTTCCGCGCCAGTGCCGATTTCGACGCCTTTAACCAGAACTACGTGCCCACGTACCAGTCGCGCGAGTCGCTGGCGCCCTACTTCGGCGGGGTCAGCTACGCGTCGGACGATTATTTTGCCCTGCTCGATGACAACGAGGGCGAATGGGCCGAATCGGCCAGCGCCGAGCTGCTCGATATTGGCGTGGGGCGCTTGCCGGTGCGCATGCCGTCCGGCAAGTCAAGCATCATCACCCAGGCCGAGAAAATGGTGGATAAAATCATCAGCTACGATGCGGTGCCCGCCTACGGCAAGTGGCGCAACCGCATCACGCTGGTGTCGGACGACGGCGAGGGCAACCTGTTCATCAACAACACCCAAGGCTCCGACAACATCGCCGACATTGTGCAAACTTCGGCCCCGGTCTACAACGTGCACAAGGTATACCTCGACCTGTACCCGCAGCAGGCCGTGGCGGCTGGCCAACGTTCCACGGCGGCCAACCTCGCCATCGACCAGTCGATGGAGCAGGGCTCGCTCATTGTGAACTACCTGGGCCACGGCGGCCCCAAAGGCTGGGCCGACGAGCAGATTCTGACCAACGCCTCGGTGATGGGCCTGCGCAATGCCAACAATCTGACCTTTTTTACCACGGGTACCTGCGATTTTAGTGCTTTCGACAACCCGGATTTGACCTCAGCCGGCGAGCAGGCCCTCACCGACAATGCCGCGGGCGGCGCCATTGGCCTGTTCACCACCACCCGCGTGGTGGACGCCGGGCAGAACGCCGGTCTGAACGATGCCTACTTCCGCCGCGTGCTGAAGCCTCTGAACGGCAAAATGCCCAACATTGGTACCGTGGTGATGATGAGCAAAAATGACTTCCACGGCCCCGGCCTGGTGGCCGACCTCAACAACCGCAACTACACGCTGTTGGCCGACCCCAGCATGACCCTGGCCTATCCCCGGCAAACGGTGATACTCGACAGCGTGAACGAACGAGTGGCCGGCCGCTGGCAGCCTGCGCCGGTGCTGCAGGCCCTGGCCCGGGTGCGGGTGCACGGCCGCGTGCTCAACGGCGGCGCCCCGAACACAGGCTTCACCGGCCGCGCCCAAGTGACCATTTTCGACAAGCCGACCACGGTGAAAACCCTGGGCGACGAAGCAGCAACCAACCCCGCCGATGCCCCGCGCGACGTGGTGCTGCAGGAAAGCATTGTATATGCTGGCCAAGCCAACGTGGTGAACGGCGAGTTCAACCTGACGTTTGTGGTGCCCAAAGACATCAACTACAACCTGGGCCTTGGCAAAATCAGCCTGTACGCTTCCGACCCCACCAACCGCGTGGACGCGAACGGCTACCAGCTGAAGCAGGTGGGCGGTGCCGCCCTCAATGCCCCGAAAGACACCATTCCGCCAGACATTACGCTGTTTATGGACAACGAGCGGTTCGTGTTTGGGGGCCTGACGGCGCCCAACACCACGCTGCTGGCCCAGCTCAAGGACTCGAGCGGCATCAACACCACCGGCGCGGGCATCGGGCACGACATCACGGCCATCATCGACCACGACCCCAACAAGCTGCTGGTGCTCAACGAAAGCTTCGTGTCGAGCGTGGGCAACTTCCGCGAGGGGCGCGTCACCAACCTGTTCAAGGACTTGGCCAACGGGCCGCACTCGCTCACGCTCAAGGCCTGGGACACGTACAACAACTCGGCCGAGAAGGACATTGAGTTTGTGGTGGCCACCGATGAGAAGCTGGCCATCGACCACGTGCTGAACTACCCCAATCCGTTTGCCACCCGCACTACGTTCCTGTTCGACCACAACCTGGCCGGCGGCGAACCCGACGACCTCGACGTGCAGGTGCAAATCTTCACCGTTTCGGGCCGCTTGGTGCGCACGCTCACGGCCACCGTGCCCAGCACCGAGCCGCACAACAAGAGCATCAGCTGGAACGGCCGCGACGAATACGACGACCAGCTGGCCCGCGGCGTATACGTGTACCGCCTCAGCGTGCGCTCGCAGCGCAAAGGCACCGTGGCGTCGAAATACGAAAAACTCGTCATCCTCAATTAA
- a CDS encoding CDP-alcohol phosphatidyltransferase family protein has product MKRHLPNAVTCLNLLCGCLALTNIFAGRLETGAWFVAAAAAADFADGLLARALRVSSAIGKDLDSLADMVSFGVVPGAILFTLLSQVAQRQFTDYVPPTGFWAWLPFMGFMVSIFSALRLAKFNNDTRQTTSFIGLPTPACTLVVASLPLILAHDQFGLRDLVLNPLVLLGLTVLLSGLLVAELPLFALKFKNLRWADNRRRFLFLLLAAGLLLALRAAAVPLVVLLYVLLSVPKTAAR; this is encoded by the coding sequence TTGAAAAGACATCTGCCCAACGCCGTTACCTGCCTCAACCTGCTGTGCGGCTGCCTGGCGCTCACCAATATTTTTGCCGGACGGCTGGAAACGGGGGCCTGGTTTGTGGCCGCCGCTGCTGCGGCCGACTTTGCCGACGGCCTGCTGGCCCGGGCCCTGCGCGTGTCGTCGGCCATTGGCAAGGACCTGGATTCGCTGGCCGACATGGTGTCGTTTGGCGTGGTGCCGGGGGCCATTTTGTTTACTTTATTGAGCCAGGTGGCTCAGCGGCAGTTTACGGACTACGTGCCGCCCACAGGCTTTTGGGCGTGGCTGCCGTTTATGGGCTTTATGGTCAGCATTTTCTCAGCCCTGCGCCTAGCTAAGTTCAACAACGACACGCGGCAGACGACGTCATTCATTGGGCTGCCCACGCCGGCGTGCACGCTGGTGGTGGCTTCGCTGCCCCTCATTCTGGCCCACGACCAGTTTGGACTGCGCGACTTGGTGCTGAACCCGCTGGTGCTGCTGGGACTCACGGTGCTGCTTTCGGGGCTGCTGGTGGCCGAGCTGCCGCTGTTTGCCCTCAAGTTTAAGAACCTGCGCTGGGCCGACAACCGGCGCCGCTTCCTGTTTCTGTTGCTGGCGGCAGGATTATTGCTAGCGCTGCGGGCGGCGGCCGTGCCGCTGGTGGTATTGCTCTACGTGCTGCTTTCGGTGCCCAAAACGGCCGCGCGCTAG
- a CDS encoding MBL fold metallo-hydrolase, with amino-acid sequence MTVAGFTFNAFSENTYLLIDEATRQVAIVDPGCYAPAEQRALQGYIETNNLQVALLLNTHAHIDHVLGNQFVLSTWPGTPFLLHRLDVPTLRAVPTYAANYGFPQYQPAEPTGELVAGQPVRFGQTELEVRFAPGHAPGHVVFYHAPTATVIGGDVLFQRSIGRTDLPGGNHAELLHSIETELMTLPDDTVVYPGHGPATTIGEERRANPFLQ; translated from the coding sequence ATGACGGTCGCCGGTTTCACGTTCAACGCATTCTCCGAAAATACCTACCTGCTGATTGACGAGGCCACGCGCCAAGTCGCCATCGTGGACCCCGGCTGCTACGCGCCCGCCGAGCAGCGCGCCCTGCAGGGGTATATCGAAACCAACAACTTGCAGGTAGCGCTGCTGCTGAACACCCACGCCCACATCGACCACGTGCTCGGCAACCAGTTTGTGCTCAGCACCTGGCCGGGCACGCCCTTCCTGCTGCACCGCCTCGACGTGCCCACGCTGCGGGCCGTGCCCACCTACGCCGCCAACTACGGCTTCCCGCAGTACCAGCCGGCCGAACCCACCGGCGAGCTGGTGGCGGGCCAGCCCGTGCGCTTCGGCCAGACCGAGCTGGAGGTGCGCTTTGCCCCGGGCCACGCGCCGGGCCACGTGGTGTTCTACCACGCGCCCACGGCCACGGTCATTGGCGGCGACGTGCTGTTTCAGCGCAGCATCGGGCGCACCGACCTGCCCGGCGGCAACCACGCCGAACTGCTGCACAGCATCGAAACCGAGCTCATGACCCTGCCCGACGATACCGTGGTGTACCCCGGCCACGGCCCGGCCACCACCATCGGCGAAGAGCGTCGCGCCAACCCATTTTTGCAGTAA